From Anoplopoma fimbria isolate UVic2021 breed Golden Eagle Sablefish chromosome 11, Afim_UVic_2022, whole genome shotgun sequence, one genomic window encodes:
- the LOC129098470 gene encoding transcription factor JunB-like yields the protein MSTKMEQPFYHDDSFLSAYGQSDPSMHDYKLLKQGMNLNLTEPYRSLKSQLRAEIDPYQGGHQDMGSLKLASPELERLIIQNSNGVITTPTPGQYFYNRGITDEQEGFADGFVKALDELHKMNQMPPPNVSIGAGGVTCSAASSVFGSSLQPELPIYTTLNAYCPNTTLSSTSSYPSATISYLPPHSHAQPAPFQHAMPGSGLHPHRLVALKEEPQTVPDLLSSDGSPPMSPIDLETQEKIKAERKRLRNRLAATKCRRRKLERIARLEDKVKGLKTDNMGLSNTASVLRDQVAQLKQKVLTHVSSGCQLMLTSKLEAF from the coding sequence ATGTCTACAAAGATGGAACAGCCCTTTTACCATGAtgactcttttctctctgcttaCGGCCAATCGGACCCAAGCATGCACGACTACAAGCTGCTTAAACAGGGTATGAATCTGAACCTGACAGAGCCATACCGCAGTCTGAAGTCCCAGCTGAGGGCAGAGATAGACCCGTACCAAGGAGGACACCAGGACATGGGGTCGCTGAAGCTCGCATCCCCGGAGCTGGAGAGGCTCATCATCCAGAACAGTAACGGCGTGATCACTACTCCCACCCCGGGTCAGTACTTCTACAACCGGGGTATCACCGATGAGCAGGAGGGCTTCGCAGACGGCTTCGTGAAAGCCCTGGATGAGCTGCACAAGATGAACCAGATGCCTCCTCCTAACGTCTCCATCGGAGCCGGTGGAGTAACATGTTCGGCTGCTTCTAGTGTCTTCGGCTCCTCCTTGCAGCCGGAGCTTCCCATCTACACCACATTGAATGCATATTGCCCCAACACCACCCTCTCCTCCACGTCCAGCTACCCGTCAGCCACCATCAGCTACCTGCCACCGCACAGCCACGCACAGCCCGCACCGTTCCAGCACGCAATGCCCGGTTCTGGTCTCCACCCACACCGGCTTGTGGCTCTTAAAGAGGAACCCCAGACCGTCCCGGATCTCCTCAGCAGCGACGGCTCTCCTCCCATGTCCCCCATCGACCTGGAGACCCAGGAGAAGATCAAAGCGGAGCGTAAGAGGTTGAGGAACCGGCTGGCGGCCACCAAATGCCGGCGACGTAAGCTGGAGCGTATCGCCCGGCTGGAGGATAAAGTGAAGGGTCTGAAAACCGACAACATGGGGCTCTCCAACACGGCCTCGGTGCTCCGGGACCAGGTCGCTCAACTCAAGCAGAAGGTGTTGACACATGTGAGCAGCGGCTGTCAGCTGATGTTAACGAGCAAGCTGGAGGCCTTTTAA